The DNA window GAAGATGGAGCTGACCAACGACGCCATCTACATGCACTGCCTCCCGGCCGACCGCGACATGGAGGTCACCGACGAGGTGATCGACGGGCCGAACTCGGTGATCATCGAGGAGGCGGGGAACCGCCTGCACGGGCAGAAGGGGATGATGGCCCTGATCATGGGCTAAGGAGGGACCATGAGTTGGTTCGATTTACGGGGTAGAGACTTGATCAGCGAGGTCGACTGGACGAAGGAAGAGTACGACATCGCGATGAAGCTGACCGATCAGCTGAAAGGGCTCTATTACAGTCGCAAGCCCCATCCGTACCTCGAGTACAAGACGTTCGCCATGCTCTTCTTCGCCGGTTCGACGCGGACGCGCATGTCGTTTGAGACGGCGATGACCCAGCTCGGCGGTCACTCCCAGTTCATCAACCCGAAGACCCTGCGCCTGTCCCTTGAGGACAAGCCCGGCGCTGGGGAGACGGTGAAGGACACCGCCAAGGCGATGTCCCGGTTCTGCGACGGGATCGGGATCAGGCTGTTGGACGATGCCATCAAATACTACGGCCATGGCGACGAGGTGATGCGCAAATTCGCCGAGTACGCCGACGTGCCGATCATCAACATGGCATCGGACATCAACCACCCGTGCCAGTCGCTCACTGACATCTACACGATGCACGAGAAGCTCGACGGTTCGGTGAAGGGGAAGAAGATCGTCATCACCTGGGCGTACACCCCGTGGGTCCGCGGCCGCTGCTCGGTGCAGGGGACGGCCCTGATCTCGGCGATGTACGGGATGGACGTGGTCATCGCCAACCCGCCCGAGTACGACCTCGACCCGAACGTGATGAACCAGTGCCGGGAGCTCGCGAGCAAGTCGGGCGGATCGTTCGAGATCGTGCACGACATGGACAAGGCGCTCGACGGGGCGACGGTCGTGTTCCCGCGCAACTGGTTCACCGGCCGCCGCTACGAGATCGGCAAGGAAGAGGAGCTGAAGCTCGCCCAGAAGTACCAGGACTGGCGCTACACCGTGGAGCGGCAGAAGAAGCTCACCAACCCGGGCTATCTCCTCCAGTGCATGCCGATCGACCGCGGGAACGAGGCCGACCCCGAGGTGTGCGACAACGAGCTCTCCTGGATCTACGACCAGGCGGAGAACCGGTTGCACACCCAGAAGGCGATCCTTACACTTGTCATGGGAGGTCGACTCTAGGGTTGGAAGAGAAACTCAAGTTGGGCGGCTGGATCGGAGCATCGATCGACCGCCCGGACGCGATAGACAAGGTCCGGGGAGAGGCGAGGTACGTCGATGACCTCGCCCTCCCCGGCATGCTTTACGGTGCTGTAATCAGAAGTGAGCACCCGCACGCCCGGATCAACGGGATCGATCTTTCCGCGGTGGAGGAAAATCCCGACGTGGTATGTACGGTTGTCGCAGACGACGTGCCGGGTGAGAACGTGGTGCACGTGATCTACGACGATCAGCCGGCGCTGGCTAAGGAAATCGTCCGCTACGCCGGCGAGCCGATCGCGCTCGTTGCTGCCCGAACGCGTGCCGCGGCACGAGAGGCGGCGAAGCGGGCGCGGATAGACTACGACCCCCTTCCCGTCGTCTCTGATCCGCTGGAGGCGGTAAAGCCCGACGCCCCCCAGGTCGCGGTTCCTGAGGCGGTGGAGGAAGGGCCGAACGTGTTCAATCACATGCGCGTGCGCAAAGGGGATGTAGAGGATGGCTTTGCCCAGGCGGATGTGATTGTCGAAGGGGAGTACCGCACCGGCTACCAGGAGCACGCCTACCTCGAGACGCAGGGGGCGCTCGCCGTCCCCGAGGAGAACGGGGTGATGGCGATCTACGGGACGATGCAGTGCCCGTTCTACGTGCAGGGGGCAGTGGCGCGGGTGCTCGGGCTTCCGCTGTCCAAGGTGCGGGTGGTGCAGACCACGACCGGGGGCGGATTCGGGGGAAAAGAGGACGTCCCCTCTCTCATCGCCTCGTTGGCCGCGCTCATGGCGTGGAAGGCGCGCCGCCCGGTGAAGCTCGTCCTCGAGCGGAATGAAGACCTGTTGACGACGAGCAAGCGCCATCCATCGATCGTGCGCTACAAGACCGGGGCGAAGAAGGACGGGACGATCACCGCGGTCGAGGTCGACTTCATCTACAACG is part of the Candidatus Bipolaricaulota bacterium genome and encodes:
- a CDS encoding ornithine carbamoyltransferase gives rise to the protein MSWFDLRGRDLISEVDWTKEEYDIAMKLTDQLKGLYYSRKPHPYLEYKTFAMLFFAGSTRTRMSFETAMTQLGGHSQFINPKTLRLSLEDKPGAGETVKDTAKAMSRFCDGIGIRLLDDAIKYYGHGDEVMRKFAEYADVPIINMASDINHPCQSLTDIYTMHEKLDGSVKGKKIVITWAYTPWVRGRCSVQGTALISAMYGMDVVIANPPEYDLDPNVMNQCRELASKSGGSFEIVHDMDKALDGATVVFPRNWFTGRRYEIGKEEELKLAQKYQDWRYTVERQKKLTNPGYLLQCMPIDRGNEADPEVCDNELSWIYDQAENRLHTQKAILTLVMGGRL